The Agrobacterium cucumeris genome has a segment encoding these proteins:
- a CDS encoding lipopolysaccharide biosynthesis protein has translation MPPAPNVKTITTNVGWSVLSKTGTFGLKFVTVPILARLLSPEEFGVVAVGLTVVQFLTMIAGAGLTSALIVEKEEDMDTIHTVFWANLAISCTMAAVLYIFAEFFGGLLGAVESAYLLRIMAFLIPLQLAGDVAYSLLARRMNFSKDALWSMASESIAAVVAVALALLGFGVWALIIQLFAAALIRLVGLYAVSRYCPRFVMKPRRLVPLLGFSSGLMGSEIANFVTFQSPMVVIARHLGLADAGAYSASNRFASIPNQVVLSAVMGVLFPAFSRMMDDPQRRRDALMFSTQVLTVLLAPMMFGLWAVAEPAMLVIFGQNWAYAWPVLGLLALSKAILTPCSTFIPYLKGAGYGRVLFWSATLRAIVTTLAVWLAAIYGTLIDAMVWLCIVNAVTLVAYSWAVFKASDTPFLRGLYVSSRPMIAALIMAVSVRYLLHVLADRIPSATLQVLVGAAVGGVIYALLILLTERALLGKILGMVKSRRMRGAATQG, from the coding sequence ATGCCCCCAGCTCCAAATGTAAAGACCATCACCACCAATGTGGGGTGGAGCGTCCTGTCAAAAACAGGGACATTCGGGCTTAAGTTTGTCACGGTCCCCATTCTCGCAAGACTGCTTTCCCCGGAAGAATTCGGCGTCGTCGCGGTAGGACTTACGGTTGTACAGTTCCTGACCATGATTGCCGGCGCGGGGCTGACATCGGCGCTGATTGTCGAAAAGGAAGAAGATATGGATACGATCCATACCGTCTTCTGGGCCAATCTGGCGATTTCCTGCACCATGGCCGCTGTTCTTTACATCTTCGCGGAATTTTTCGGCGGGCTGCTGGGCGCAGTGGAGAGCGCTTATCTCCTGCGCATCATGGCGTTTCTCATTCCGCTGCAGCTGGCCGGTGATGTCGCCTATTCGCTGCTTGCCCGGCGCATGAACTTCAGCAAGGACGCGCTGTGGAGCATGGCATCGGAAAGCATCGCGGCGGTGGTCGCAGTGGCTCTGGCGCTTCTTGGCTTCGGGGTCTGGGCGCTCATCATCCAGCTTTTCGCAGCTGCCCTCATCCGGCTTGTCGGGCTTTATGCCGTTTCCCGTTATTGCCCGCGCTTCGTCATGAAACCGCGCCGTCTGGTGCCGCTGCTCGGCTTCAGCTCCGGCCTGATGGGGTCGGAAATCGCCAACTTCGTCACCTTCCAGTCGCCGATGGTGGTGATCGCCCGGCATCTTGGCCTTGCCGATGCCGGCGCCTATTCCGCCTCCAACCGCTTTGCCAGCATTCCCAATCAGGTGGTACTATCCGCCGTCATGGGGGTTTTGTTTCCCGCCTTCAGCCGAATGATGGACGATCCGCAGCGCCGTCGCGACGCCCTGATGTTCAGCACGCAGGTGCTGACCGTGCTGCTTGCGCCGATGATGTTCGGCCTCTGGGCAGTGGCCGAACCGGCCATGCTGGTCATCTTCGGGCAAAACTGGGCCTATGCCTGGCCGGTCCTCGGTCTGCTCGCCCTGTCGAAAGCCATTTTGACACCGTGCAGCACCTTCATCCCGTATTTGAAGGGTGCGGGTTACGGCCGTGTACTGTTCTGGTCTGCGACGCTCCGCGCCATCGTGACCACGCTAGCCGTCTGGCTCGCCGCGATTTATGGCACGCTGATAGATGCCATGGTTTGGCTCTGCATCGTCAATGCGGTGACGCTGGTCGCCTATTCCTGGGCGGTGTTCAAGGCAAGCGACACGCCGTTTCTCCGCGGCCTCTATGTCAGCAGCAGGCCAATGATCGCAGCGTTGATCATGGCGGTTTCGGTGCGTTATCTGCTTCATGTGCTTGCAGACCGCATCCCGAGCGCCACCCTTCAGGTTCTCGTCGGCGCGGCCGTCGGCGGCGTCATCTATGCGTTGCTGATCCTGTTGACGGAACGCGCGCTGCTGGGGAAAATTCTCGGAATGGTGAAATCGCGGCGCATGCGGGGTGCCGCAACCCAAGGTTAG